A section of the Microbacterium forte genome encodes:
- a CDS encoding YbaK/EbsC family protein, with protein sequence MNDLPERSRLVQQHLVDAGVAAEIRILPDSARTAPEAAAAIGCDVSAIANSLVFVADGTPVLVMTSGGHRVDLDVLARSTGAATIAMAPASVVREATGQAIGGVAPVGHPTRLRTYIDEDLREHGEIWAAAGHPHTVMPLTFETLQHLTDGDVIAVD encoded by the coding sequence ATGAACGACCTCCCCGAGCGCAGCAGGCTCGTGCAGCAGCACCTCGTCGACGCCGGTGTCGCGGCAGAGATCCGCATCCTGCCGGATTCCGCGCGGACTGCCCCCGAGGCTGCCGCCGCGATCGGATGCGATGTCTCCGCGATCGCGAACAGTCTCGTTTTCGTCGCCGACGGGACGCCGGTTCTCGTGATGACGAGCGGCGGTCACCGGGTCGACCTCGACGTCCTGGCGCGCAGCACCGGCGCGGCCACTATCGCGATGGCACCGGCATCCGTCGTGCGCGAGGCCACGGGCCAGGCGATCGGCGGAGTCGCCCCGGTCGGGCATCCGACGCGGCTGCGCACCTACATCGACGAGGATCTTCGCGAGCACGGAGAGATCTGGGCCGCAGCCGGGCACCCGCATACGGTGATGCCGCTGACCTTCGAGACCCTTCAGCACCTCACCGACGGAGACGTCATAGCGGTCGACTGA
- a CDS encoding inositol monophosphatase family protein translates to MTASPRVDDFSRDLALALRLADAADAQSLPRFDSPDLEVSTKADNSHVTDADLATERAIRSLLATERPDDGIFGEEFGAEGSTHRQWIIDPIDGTANFLRGVPLWGTMIALAVDGIPQVGVVSMPAIGRRWWAAAGSGAWTATDAEPRRIRASAVSSLDDASVSFQSIAQWAESGHIDQLLTLADRVWRDRAYGDIYAYMLLAEGRIDMVAEFGVKEYDVAAAVPIVREAGGRMTGFDGAETISDLSTLATNGILHEAFLDLLHD, encoded by the coding sequence GTGACCGCCTCCCCCCGCGTCGACGACTTCTCTCGCGACCTCGCACTCGCCCTCCGACTCGCCGATGCCGCCGACGCGCAATCCCTCCCCCGGTTCGACAGTCCCGACCTCGAGGTCTCGACCAAGGCCGACAACTCGCATGTCACGGACGCCGACCTCGCGACCGAGCGGGCGATCCGCTCGCTCCTGGCGACCGAGCGGCCCGACGACGGCATCTTCGGCGAGGAGTTCGGCGCCGAGGGCAGCACCCACCGGCAGTGGATCATCGACCCGATCGACGGCACCGCCAACTTCCTCCGCGGAGTGCCGCTGTGGGGCACCATGATCGCCCTCGCGGTCGACGGAATCCCGCAGGTCGGCGTCGTCAGCATGCCTGCCATCGGACGCCGCTGGTGGGCCGCTGCAGGTTCAGGAGCGTGGACCGCCACGGACGCCGAGCCGCGCCGCATCCGAGCGTCCGCCGTGTCGTCTCTCGACGACGCCAGCGTCAGCTTCCAGAGCATCGCCCAGTGGGCTGAGTCCGGGCACATCGACCAGTTGCTGACGCTCGCCGATCGCGTGTGGCGCGATCGTGCGTACGGTGACATCTACGCATACATGCTCCTCGCCGAGGGGCGGATCGACATGGTCGCAGAGTTCGGCGTCAAGGAGTACGACGTCGCCGCCGCTGTGCCGATCGTGCGGGAAGCCGGCGGTCGGATGACCGGGTTCGACGGTGCGGAGACGATCTCGGATCTCTCGACACTCGCCACCAACGGCATCCTCCACGAGGCCTTCCTCGACCTCCTGCACGACTGA
- a CDS encoding DUF7882 family protein, translating to MATLFYGASDVPIHIEDRALAHLKIVIATKLRRQESFTLSWRHPEGEPGGRSTIWIHPSIPLRFTFDEPEQPQLNPRWIDDLMQSVNSTGGILLVDEVIDAPVR from the coding sequence ATGGCAACGCTGTTCTATGGCGCGTCCGACGTTCCGATCCACATCGAGGATCGAGCACTCGCGCATCTGAAGATCGTCATCGCGACCAAGCTCCGCCGACAGGAGAGCTTCACGCTGTCGTGGCGCCACCCCGAGGGAGAGCCCGGCGGGCGGTCCACCATCTGGATCCACCCGTCGATCCCGCTGCGCTTCACCTTCGACGAGCCGGAGCAGCCGCAGCTGAACCCACGCTGGATCGACGATCTCATGCAGTCGGTGAACTCCACCGGCGGCATCCTCCTCGTGGACGAGGTGATCGACGCGCCGGTGCGATGA
- a CDS encoding transposase: MDSELADIAVTLYTGSPTEFITARNARAADTDDPALAARIRALKKPSVAAWVVNVFAHERSSQLGEALLLAEELREAQADLDARALAQLGRDRRALTNRLAADAAELAEARGQRITASTREAVQQTISAAFFDPTAAAAVASARLVRELEPAGTFADIADSIVGGGAPDAPAVAAKPLDEVKARRERRDAERTVREAERTHDRVVREAATTDRALRDASVRVDELAHREQELEAELAKVRRDAKRARGEAEKAETEQEALAQRVRDAEDDLRAAREALDGLANA, from the coding sequence ATGGATTCGGAGCTCGCTGACATCGCGGTGACGCTCTACACCGGTTCGCCGACCGAGTTCATCACCGCACGAAACGCCCGCGCCGCCGACACCGACGACCCCGCTCTCGCGGCCCGAATCCGAGCCTTGAAGAAGCCGTCGGTCGCGGCCTGGGTGGTGAACGTCTTCGCGCACGAACGCAGCTCGCAACTCGGAGAGGCGTTGCTACTCGCCGAAGAACTGCGCGAAGCGCAGGCGGATCTGGACGCTCGCGCTCTCGCACAGCTCGGACGCGACCGGCGCGCCCTCACCAACAGGCTCGCCGCGGACGCCGCCGAACTCGCCGAAGCGCGCGGACAGCGCATCACGGCGTCGACGAGAGAGGCGGTGCAGCAGACCATCAGCGCCGCCTTCTTCGATCCGACCGCTGCGGCCGCCGTCGCGTCCGCTCGGTTGGTGCGGGAATTGGAACCCGCCGGCACGTTCGCAGACATCGCCGACAGCATCGTCGGCGGGGGCGCTCCCGACGCCCCCGCGGTCGCCGCCAAGCCTCTCGATGAGGTCAAGGCGCGCAGAGAACGACGGGACGCGGAACGGACCGTCAGAGAAGCGGAGAGGACGCACGATCGCGTGGTCCGCGAGGCGGCCACAACGGACCGGGCGCTCAGGGATGCATCCGTGCGTGTCGACGAGCTCGCACATCGCGAGCAGGAACTCGAGGCAGAACTGGCGAAGGTGCGGCGCGATGCGAAACGTGCACGAGGTGAGGCCGAGAAGGCGGAGACCGAGCAGGAAGCACTCGCGCAGCGCGTACGAGACGCGGAGGACGATCTCCGCGCTGCACGGGAAGCCCTCGACGGGCTCGCCAACGCCTGA